The region ATTTAGCAATCATGACATGTTTCAAAAGCAATAACGTGCATCAGTGCTCCTGGTGAAACTGAACTAACATCTCCAAAATTTTCTGACTCCAGCAAGGGTATGTGGGGTCATTTGAAATATTATTCTTCAGCCATTTATTCTTCTAATGACTGAAAAAACAGATGCATTATCCAGAGTACTTCGACCGAAGCATATCTGTGATCTAATTATACATGACCACAAGATGAGGGCCAGCTTTCTGACCTGACCTTGCAAAGGCCCATGTGTATTTTGGCAGGTGTTTGTAGGATAAAAACCTGACGTGTCTGATAAGAAATGTGTCTCTCCATGTGCCACGTTGTCAAACAgaaagcccaggcttcagcaAAACCCtcattcatttcctttttgaaaAGAAACAGCAGGAGACATCTGCTCTGAGCCATGTCTGGACTGAACGCATCTCTTGGATACTTCCTGGCGTGTGTGATTTTTGCAGCCTCAGTTCGAGCACTCCTTAAAAAATGGCCAAGGTTTAGCTTCATTTTGGAGTTTGCCTCCTCTTTCATGCTGGTAGGGTGCTGGCTGGAGGTGCAGACCATTGTGGAGGTGGGTCAGTGGGCTGGGGGCTTGGGTCCTGATGTGACTGCGACCATACTGTTTGTGGTGCTGCTGACCCATGGCGTGATCAGTGGCGCTGCGTCAGGGAATCCCAGCCTGGTTGTGCTGAAGTTCCTGCAGCTCGAGGCCACCACCCTGCCCACTCTCCTCGCTGTTGCAGCCCAGTTTCTCGGGGCCCActtggccctttatgcagctgTATACTACTGGGGCCTGGAGCTGACAGACATGCACATGATCAAAAACCTGATGTCAAGAGAGTGCAGCACATCACTGCTGGCCTCTTTGCTCCAGGGTTTTTTCACTGAGTGTGTCTGTGCGCTCATCTTTCACCTAGTCCACCTAAACCTGAGACGCAGATCCGCCCTGATCCGAGTGCCCCTGATCGCTGTCCTCCTCACATTCCTGTCTCATACTGGTAAGTTTAAGGTGAACCTGGCCCCTTGTTTATCATCACGACAAAAAAATACACTCTTACAAAGAAACTATAGATTTGTAAATGAGATATTCAGAGCAGAAGAGTTTCTGAAATGTTtcagaatgaaaacatttgcaaataaaacccattttaaaaaacagaaggaCATCAGTGTAACAGACACACTCTTCTCTCTCCGTTATGGCTCAGTGCATGTGCAGTGTCATCTGAGATCAGTATGCACCCTGAATGCAAAACCTACTGAGAATTCTGCCAATTTGTGCAAATTACACTTGACTGTTCTTACTCTATATGGTAGCCTAAATCAACAGCAACCTTTGTTTCCACTCCCTAGTTCACACACttccattaatcaattattcaatCATGCATCTGTTTATGAATTCTGCTAAAGAACACTATTAGaagtctgtaaaataaagttattatattAAGTATGCTTATTGAGTATCAACCTGTCAATGAGTGGTATTTCATTGTCAGTCCTTTTTGATAACCATGGCCAGGGTTGTACTTAAATGTGTGCTTTTTCTACTGTACAAACCTACATGCACTACTTGAAGAGATCACACATTACTTCACAcctgtttgtacatgttaaatTATGAGTGTCTTGGATTCTTGGTAACTTCATCTACTGCTTCCTCACAAACCCCACAAAAGATCCTGTCATTTCAAGAATGTGTTGAACATGCTcccatatttcttttctcttgccATGCAAAAATGAACTTTGCACTCAGTTCTTTTATTATTTGCCTTGTGTACGTTTTATACACAGGACAACAAAAACGTCATTTAATACATGAATTTAGCAACTAACATAAACTTTATCTTTCATTTTCCAGCCAGAGGCTACACCTCAGCCTTCGTGAATCCGTCCTTAGCTTATGGCCTCACCTTCCACTGTCCTGGATTTACCTTCACAGAGTATGCAGTGGTCTACTGGCTGGGCCCTATCACAGGTAAgttacattaaaattaaatatacatGCATACTAATACATGCATATGTGAACACTCTGGTTACagtgattttatgttttctagGCATGATTCTGGCTCTTCTCTTGTACATGGGCCATATTCCAAGGATTTTTGCCAAGAACCTTCTATATTTTCAGAAGACGCGTTTCAGAGTGCCAAAGGGGGacaaaggagaaaagaagaaaatgtgaaagaaagtgcctttttcttttttataaatcaACCCTTTAGGAAagtacacaacaacaaatggtCACTGGTCAAGAGATATTTACTTTCAATATTTCAAGCctgtacagaaaaaaataagatatttggggggaaaaaaatcttttactCGTTCCATTCTCGTCAGctgttttcaataaaaatatgactGAGTCTCAATCATTGTTTCTTTAGGAACGAAACCACCTTCACCAACACGGCTTCCTTTAAATCCACCAGGTGCAGGACGCCACATGGTGGCAGCATCAAGAATGACACTGCTGAACAGCAATACAAGCTGCAGATAAAAACGATCTCATAGAGgccaaaaacaaactaaatcaaCTAAACGGAATTAATGTAAAAGAGACTAGTTCCTTCAATTTATGAAATGTCTCATACAGTATTTGACACTCAGGAGAGGGGAGCTGCTTGTGTCCCGGCAGTACTTGCAACAGGTGTAGAAGGCACTGACCCAGCAGGCTCTGAGTCTTTTGGCTGACTATTAGCAGAAGGGCCTCGATCTGTGGATGAAAAAGAATAAACAATAACGATCAGTACCAGGTTTTTTTAACAATAAGAGgccatgaaaaatgtgaattttataGCCAATTTAATAGTCCTTTAATGCTACATATCTTGATGCTTCAGTGGAGGTTGTTTATTGTTTAGCTGGGCACAGTATGCGTATGGTAAACCTTCCTCAAATTGGGACATAGTATTGAGTTGACATTACCTggctgtttttgttgctgtagCTGAGCCTCGGGACGATCTACCCACAGACAATAATCTGGATTATTCAATAATGTCTTGCTCTGCCCACAAATGCGACATCTCACCACAGTGAAGCGAGTCTTGCCATTTTTTCCTGAGAAACAAAGTCAACAAAAGCAGGTAAGGGACTAAAACAGAGATAATATGTCTcttaatgtgtttctttcaatgtaaaatttctttaaaaggtaaatgtcttaaaatgccTCTAGAGCATCTGCAATCTAAATACATTTAGTATCTAATACAAGATAACATGGGAATCTAAATAGCAAACTGGCTTACTTCGTTGTCTTGTTGTAGCAGTTACACCAGGGATGAGCAATGAGCAGCACTTCTTGCATAATGTTCTTTTTACTGATGGGTCTCTGCAATAAAATGAATTAACAGATGTTGAAAACTCATATTTATGCTTGGGAGGGTGAGACATAAAGGAAAAGGGTGGTgttgttctatatttttcttattgtcaacaaatgccCCAAACAGACTGATagcaacaatgtgttagtccgtTGCTCAGTAATTTCCAACTTTTCTACCCTCTGTGACACTCAGCTGCAAGCCTACTTGTTCCTAATtaaaatgggtcacaaataCGTAGTTTCAATTTTAATAAAAGTTGAGCTGTTGGTTGAGCTCATAGGACTTGATTTTACAATCCTGTATTGTTATTGGCAAACATTTCTTGAGTGGGGGTAGGGGGTAAACGCTTCAGGTGGGCACCCTCCCTCCTTGGTGTTTCGTTGATAGGCCCATGCAGCAACAGAACTTCAGGAGGATCAGTCAAGTCCAGGTTTTTTCTATCAATAAATCTGTTTATGCGGACTTTAAATCATAAGCGAATCTCAGGAGGATCAGACAAGTCCAGTTTTCTTCTCAGTCATTTtgtaaaacagctgggcacagTAGTTATGATCAAACAACTGAAAcagactattttcagctgtggattaacATACATTTGGTGTACATAGTTAGTATTTCAGCAGAAGATAACAATGAAGGAAGATGTCAATCAGTGcagcattgatgtgttttcaatagTTTAGGATCAgtaatggagctctatggcacacaggaatatgatatattaggctttggctacacagacaatacttgttattGAAATCAGTTCATTACTGGTTcgggtcttttcatgggatttgttgacaataagaaaaatgtagaagaTCACCAGACTCTCACCAGTGAATCAAGTCACTCAACAGTAACTTTCAAAAATTGGATGGTGGATGTTGGTATTGTGAAtcctgaaaaaacaaatgtttccaaATAGGTTTGATTAGCTGCATCTCTTGTCTCATATGAAACCCTGTACAGCAGTGaaaataattacacacacacacacacacacacacacacacacacacacaacaaaacatacTGCTTTATATAAAAGTAACATACTTTACTTCACATAAGTAACTCTGTGGGGAGCAACAGTAACATCACTCAGAAGAGATAGACTTTACTTACTGTCGAAGAACTAAACGTCTTGCTATGGTCTTCTGGGTGAAACAGTAGAAACGAGCCAGCTCCACATTTTCTGGGTTTTGAGCTAAAACACAATGTGCAGCCTGTAAAGGGATAAAACCGATAGAGTAAAAGCATTAAATACTTGGTTAGTGAGGTGGCTCGTTAGCATGTTAGCCATGTAGATGGCATCTAGAAAGCGATTAACTTATACTTTACTGTTCATTTCCTACCTGGTACAGATAGTTCAGTCTCTGGTAAGCTTCTTTGTCTTTCAGGTGTACTGCCATTTCACACAAAGCTAAGAAAACCAGTCGCAGTTGTGTCTTGTTACAGTTTTCTACTCAAGCCTCTCTGACAGGGTCGCGTCAACATGGTTACCCCATGGGTTACCCTCGATTTGTATTAATGCGAgaaactctcgcgagatttgtACGCGTTGTTTCTTCATTGTGTGCGTTGTACAAATGATTACTTTTCTATGAGGTGACAACGCTGCAGTTAAGGTCTGGATAGCtttaggaaaaaaacaaaacaaaataaaacaaaaaacgcTTGGTTAGGTTTAcagaaagatcatgatttgggttaaaataataaCTCTCGCGAGACCTTTCGCGGCGAATCGCAGGTCTAGGGTTACCAGCCAGACACGACATGACCATGGTAGaacatgttttgctttgttatcttttttttgtgtgtgtgtgttttatactttacactttgtattttattgtgctaTGGACCCTCCATGAGTTGTGTCCTTAATAAAAtgtgaattgaattgaacacaACTATTACACATCCGGGGCAATTCTTCAGAATAAAAGCGCAAACCAACTCACACGAGTCACAATATGCTACTTCAAAATAAAGCCACCTCAAGCTCTGTCACATACAGACTGAACTTTTGTCTGCACTGCTGAGAATCcagttattgtaaaataaacaaattctgACAATAAATAAGTCTTCATTGGTTCCACTGGAAACCTGCGGACTATAATGAAAGGTTAACTGTCCTTAGTTTCCCTCTGTGTTACTTCAGAGAAAAAGGGTATATTACCGCACACCAATCACTTTCacacccaaatcacaaaagcAAGAACAGTTGCATTTATTTGTGTGCGCAGACAAGGTTGTTAGTCGTccagaagagaaaaagaaatagtcAACAAATTGTCTTTACCAGCCTTCGATAACTAGCCAGTATGATATGGctagttaaaaaaacaaaacaaaacaaaacactaagtacacaatatacacatgGGAAAAGCGCATTTGTTAAGTCCAGAAGAACACAAAGGACAGAGTTCAACATACAATACTCATTTTTAATAACAACAATAGAGAAGAAAGTATAAACCCTGTCAATCtaacattttaatttgcctGTAAGGTGCACCTCTGGTATCAGGAGACTAATGATACAGGGGGGGAGAACTGGTACAGTAGGTCTGTCGAATGTGACAATCGAAGAAAGTCAATGACATGATCACAACACATGCTCATGATGATGAATGCACTGAAATGTTTCCTATAAAACCGGTGGGAGAAATGTCCATAAAAACACGAGTCATTGAAAGTGTTCATTGAATGAGACTCATTATATAACAAGAAGGGGGACAAATATGAAATTCAAGTATCAAAATAACTAAGACACTGACAAGCTGAAAAGGTAAATTACAAAGGTAGTAAAAATCATGGGAAAAGAAACACTGACACAATCAACAATACATTAGGcaacattttgcatttgtttaagGCAGTTGattaaaaaactaaacagaACTAGGCATCTTCTTCATTCCAAGTTAAATATAAGCCTAGCCCTAACTTGTCACCAGGAGATCTGTTTACAAAATAACTACGCCTGACTCTGAAACTAAGCACTTTAGTTTGACTTGTCTTCTGACATCTGAGTGAGAGTAGAGTTCATATGGACAGCGGTGGGGTTGTGCTCTATATTTTTGGTCTTCTTCACAGTGAGGTTTGTCAGGGCTTATAAGGCTGGTGCATCAAGAGCGGTAAATCACTCTCAGCCTATTGTCTGGCACAAAAATCTAAATGGTTGGCACATATATGTGCACAGCATGGGAAGGCAGGGTCACTAGTTTCATCAGCTAACGATTGCCCTTCATGGCCTCCTTGGCTGCCAGGATGAGAGGTGTGAGACTGGAGAGGGGCTTCGCCAGCTTCAGGAACGGATGCTGCACACCAGGACAAAGATCGACagagacaagaggaggaggggaaaggAGAAAATGATTGAATCAAATGCaatgtaaatttaattaaaacactgagtaattcaataaaaaaagaaagtcaatAACAGAAGGAGTTATTAACCTGCAACAGCTCTTTTCCTCCGCCTCTCTTCTCTACATCCATTTCCAGGCAACGGTTGAGGAAATCTCTGAAGACTGGAGACAGCTTCTCTGGGTTCTGAAGCTCGGGGGTGCCGTTAGTGGCAATCAGATATAATGCCTGCAAGAGAGGAGgagttgagagaaaaaaagaagatcgAGAGCTGTGAGATCTAATTTCAGGAAATAACTCACTTGCAGCAGATGAATCAAGTCAAACTGGTAAAGTGAGCAAATTAAAcgtttttttattaaatgacaTGAACATCATGTTGTAAACACAAAAGTATCTCAAGGAAAAGCTTGTGACCCTGAGCATTTTCCATCTGCTAACCCTGCATTCAGACAGCCACCATGAGGTCCTTTCCTATTATACAGATCttaataataatgacatcaTCCTCACAATCTACTGTAGGTGATTTATTGGTAAAAAATAAGTTGGTAATCAACTGTAGAATGAGGATTTTCTAATCCAGATATTAGTATTTTCACATGAAAGAGGCAAAGTTTTTAACATGCAATGTGAACATATGCAGAGCAGCGTGTTTATATAAAATGAGTTAGAAGGAAATTAATGCTCACTAAGGCTGCAAAAAGTTGCACGATTCAATGGACTTGCTGACAAAACACAATAGTATTTATACACAAGACTATGAAGTAGTCATAGAGGTAGCAGAAAGTAATTCAATAAAAGGAACTGGACAGAAATATTTGTGTCTTGACAGCTTCAGCTAACAACAACTAGTCAGCTGTTAAGTGCTTATGCCTCGAATGTTGTTGTTAGTGCATGTAGAGAGAAGGACAAACTCTCATGAGACTTTTGTCCTGGTTTTGTGTTGACTCATAGAGTTTAAGATATTTTTTGGTATAAAATACGTTTCTGAGGTAATAAAAATTGTTTCACCCCTACATCACACTCTGcctttgacctttttttaaaagtgaaccTAAATTTTCACACAGATGATTTAATTGGGAGACTTTCATATCAAAGTGTTGGAACTGAACATGTCATATAAgtaagaattaaataaaaaaggacaGTTAATTAAGACACCCTGGCTACCTGATTTTACACCACACTTCTCCATGTTATACTTAAGGTACAGAAAGGACAGAAAATGCTCTTTACTCACTCGTAGTGGGTTCTCGTTCAGGTAGGGGGGCTCTCCTTCAACCATCTCAATAGCCATAATTCCCAGCGACCAAATGTCTACTTTAGGCCCATAAGCCTTTCTGGTCACCACCTCAGGAGCCATCCAGTAAGGCGTGCCTACCATGGTGCTGCGTTTGCTTTGCTCTGGAGTGATCTGGGCGCAGAAGCCAAAATCGGCTGTCGAAGAGATGGAGAAGAGTAATTATATGGTAACAGTGAAAAGGCATTGCCATTAAGAAAAACAGTGATGACAGAAGAACAGGACTTACTAAGCTTGACAGAACCGTCCATCCCGAGTAACACGTTGTCACTTTTAATGTCTCTGTGGATGACCTGGTTCGCATGCAGGAAATCCAATGCTTGTAAACACTGCAAGTATGGGAGGAGACGGGGGGGAGAGTTCTTGAGAATTcagtatttgtttcattttgattcTTTCATATGAGTCTGGTTGTAAAGAGTGCGGCGTACCTCTCGGCAGACAGCAGCTATCTGGGCCTCATCCATACAGGTTTCTGTCACCACATCTGTCAGTGAGCCACCGGCCAGATACTCCATGACCACAAACAGCTCCTCCCCCATCAGGAAACTGATGTACAACCACAAATACACAACGTCACATACTGGTCCAAATATTATAATCTAATCCATCGCAGCTTTCATGACCGCTTCTTAAATTTATTCTAATCATAATTATAGTTTTTACAAAGCTGTGACGGTGCAGGTTTATTTTCACTCGCACCTGTCTAAAAAGTTGACAATGTTGGGGTTCTTCAACTCCTTCATCACTAGAATCTCGTTGATGATCAGCTCCTTCTTTGGCTGCTTTTGTAGGTTGATCTGTTTAATGGCGACCTGTAGAAAAACCGCAGCTCTGATTAAGTGCTGATGAAGTAACAATCTTTACAATTTAAATATCTAATGTCTTTTTGAACTTCCACTTTTTCTGCTTCCTCTAATCCTTTCTTTCAAAGTAAATCACTGTTCTTCTGGTGCTGTATTAATACTTACTATTGACTACAATGTGCTGATTGTTTAGTAACTTTCATTATACGGCTGACACCATTTAATCTGTCTCATGTAGATGCTGAAACATCAAACTGACCttaagatataaaatatttctgttaaaagTATCTTTGTATTCCTTATGTGTGGCTACTTCATCCTGCCGTGTCCTTGGTTAGTCTTATAATAGTCTCCACATCTCCTCATCTATTCTTTAATCACTATTTACCTCCTGTCCTGTGGCAACATCAATGGCGGTGAATACTGTTCCTGATGCTCTGTGAGGAGACAGAGATGAGAAATTTACTTTAATGCACATTTCAACAAACAGTCCACTCAAGCTGATGTGCAAAGGTATTAAACAGTTTGCTGCATGAAGTGTTGCGCAAGGATTTGTGTGTTACTGACTCAACCCAACTTTCACTAGAAGACTTAGGATCTGTCCAGTACTGTCAAGGTTTTGTTGAGTTATCTGGTTTCACTAAACCTGACACTGATGATACTGGAAATCAGTCTCACAAAGCTGGTTATCAACTGGTAACCCAGGACATATTTAGCTTTACAAGACTGGAATATTAGGATATGACGATCAATATCCAATAAAGTCAATATCATCCAAGTGTGAGTAAATTGCGGCTGGACATGGtgagtttaaaaatgtaattttgcaaCAGAAATGTCACAGATTTTGCTGAGAAAATGAAGgcctcattattattattattatgtttattatcattattattaaagcaaCATTGCTTATATTCAACTGATGCATCTGCACTCACCCCTGACCAATTTTTTCATATCTGGTGTACTTCTTCTTGGGATCCCCAATGCTGACTATGGTTCCTGTAAATGAGATAACAGTCACATGTGTAAACAAAGTGATTTAATCTGTTGTGTTGCTGCAACAATAGATTAGTTATATAAATGAGGTTTACTCAGTTTGTCCATGATCTCCTCATCTGACATCTTGcccttctttttctgtctgtctgcagcccTGGAGGATGCATCGTCTGTACACGTGCTTGGAGCAGGGATGGGGTCAATAACAGAGCGAGTATACACCTGTGCAACACACCGAAACAATAACCAAAGACAactgaataaagaaataaatctgAAGAGCAATATAtaagaaagtaaaatatgaaaaactggTTTTAAAAGAAATCCAAAAAAGATCATTATGATGCTGTCAAGCTTATGTATTGCAGGGAACTTACACTCTTTGTGTGTTCTGGTCTTGGTGCCACAACAGGAGGAGGAGtttcatcatcgtcatcatcatcgaTGTCTTTGATATTCGGAGATGAGGGTTCAGTGCCTTTTTTGACAGGCTAATtcaaagtgagagaaaagatTAATGCACTTTATatgacaaaacaacagaaacatagCATGTGATTTTCAACAGAGTTGAAATACTTACAGACTGCGGCCCTGGAGTGAATGCATCTTTttctgtgaatgaaaaaaataaacatattttatgactACTTCTGGTCACTACTACATGATCTCAAAGGGTCTTAAATAGGCCTCTCTTTCGGGAAAACAATAGATTCCTGGTTGTTATCTACTCGCAGGGAAAGGTATTTTACccacaaacaagcaacaagcAACAAGACCTATTCCCTCCACTGgaagataaaaaatgaatttagcAACTTAGTATCAATTCATAACACCCTGTAGTTTTCCAAAATAGCTTAAATCCAGTATTTAACATAGAGCTTTACCAGAAGATGAGAAGCTGAGGTACTTTTGACGACCGTTGCCTGTGGAGTCGTAGAACTTAAGAACGTCGAGCACAGCCTGCGGGTTTTTCTTCTGCTCTGACTTGGTGATGTTTGAGGTCTGGAGTAGTCGAGCCCATTGCTCTGGCATACCCTGTGCACGGCAGGTGGACAACAACAATGGTGTCAAAATGTCACGATAATACAGACTGAGATAAAATGTAACCATGTGTTTTGGTCCGTAGTCAAGTGTCAAACAGCGGGGGATTATTGAAAGTAAAAATATACGTGTGAGAATGATAAGACTGTGAAAACTCACAGTGAACTCCCCTGTGACAGCATCGAACCCAACATGTATGGTGTGTTCAAAATCTGAAGGTGGTGAGATCTCTGGTCGCTCTTTGTCTCGATCTTTCTTTCTACCACCTGAAAGAAACCAAAACCTTATTGAAATGACATGTGACTACATTTAGACTGATAACACCACTTAAAATTCTTTTATCCTAAAGAGGGAATGCTTAGATGTTTGTATTCTTGATCTCTCCCTCTCACCTTTCTCAGCCCCAGAGAAGATTGAGATGATCTTGTTGCGAGGTTTCCTCTCCTCTGGGACAGAAGGCAGCGGTTTGGAGCTGTGGTTGGCTGAGAGTGAGTCTTTGCTGGAGCCAGTGCTAAAGATGGTACTGCTCATCCTGACTGGAGGGGCTGGGGGTTTATCCTCAGGGTCTCCGTTATCACACATTGCTCTGGGTTGTTGCGAGCCTTACAGGGTGTCTGAGAGGGGCAGGGGGAGCGCGGCGGGCGAGGATGGAGAGGGTGACAAACAGAGAGGGGAGCAAGACGGCGCTCACATCAGCAAGAGGCACGGGTGTGCTCATGCACTACAGGAGGAGGTGCAGAAAGTGATGGCAGAAGAGAAAGTACCTGGGAGAGAACAAGACATTAGTATGACCATAAACATACTATAATAAGACTACAAACACAGCATGATGCAGTAATAAATGATCAGGAACTTCTTTCTCCAACATTAATATGCTATTGAAGCCCAGGAGTAGATAATATATTGAGGGAATATACAATAGTGTGGTGCAGAAAACAGTACACACAATCTGAACTCTTCTCAGTCTCATCATTACAGCACTGAGGCAAAACTTAACAAGAATTGCAAAGTACCACTACTTAATATTCAAATGCAACCCAGAGTGGACAAAAGGTGGCTCAACTGAAGCATAACAACAAATCATATGTTAATGT is a window of Thunnus thynnus chromosome 8, fThuThy2.1, whole genome shotgun sequence DNA encoding:
- the rpp21 gene encoding ribonuclease P protein subunit p21, with amino-acid sequence MAVHLKDKEAYQRLNYLYQAAHCVLAQNPENVELARFYCFTQKTIARRLVLRQDPSVKRTLCKKCCSLLIPGVTATTRQRRKNGKTRFTVVRCRICGQSKTLLNNPDYCLWVDRPEAQLQQQKQPDRGPSANSQPKDSEPAGSVPSTPVASTAGTQAAPLS
- the pak2b gene encoding serine/threonine-protein kinase PAK 2b — its product is MCDNGDPEDKPPAPPVRMSSTIFSTGSSKDSLSANHSSKPLPSVPEERKPRNKIISIFSGAEKGGRKKDRDKERPEISPPSDFEHTIHVGFDAVTGEFTGMPEQWARLLQTSNITKSEQKKNPQAVLDVLKFYDSTGNGRQKYLSFSSSEKDAFTPGPQSPVKKGTEPSSPNIKDIDDDDDDETPPPVVAPRPEHTKSVYTRSVIDPIPAPSTCTDDASSRAADRQKKKGKMSDEEIMDKLRTIVSIGDPKKKYTRYEKIGQGASGTVFTAIDVATGQEVAIKQINLQKQPKKELIINEILVMKELKNPNIVNFLDSFLMGEELFVVMEYLAGGSLTDVVTETCMDEAQIAAVCRECLQALDFLHANQVIHRDIKSDNVLLGMDGSVKLTDFGFCAQITPEQSKRSTMVGTPYWMAPEVVTRKAYGPKVDIWSLGIMAIEMVEGEPPYLNENPLRALYLIATNGTPELQNPEKLSPVFRDFLNRCLEMDVEKRGGGKELLQHPFLKLAKPLSSLTPLILAAKEAMKGNR
- the aqp12 gene encoding aquaporin 12, yielding MSGLNASLGYFLACVIFAASVRALLKKWPRFSFILEFASSFMLVGCWLEVQTIVEVGQWAGGLGPDVTATILFVVLLTHGVISGAASGNPSLVVLKFLQLEATTLPTLLAVAAQFLGAHLALYAAVYYWGLELTDMHMIKNLMSRECSTSLLASLLQGFFTECVCALIFHLVHLNLRRRSALIRVPLIAVLLTFLSHTARGYTSAFVNPSLAYGLTFHCPGFTFTEYAVVYWLGPITGMILALLLYMGHIPRIFAKNLLYFQKTRFRVPKGDKGEKKKM